From a region of the Halolamina sp. CBA1230 genome:
- a CDS encoding aldehyde ferredoxin oxidoreductase family protein: MQRESVLRVDLTRGVAAEEPVPEQWRRRYLGGKGLGARYLYEELSADADPLGPENRLCFALGPLSGYLPGETRYAAVTKSPLTGGFLDSYAGGQFPLALAGALPNCLAVIVQGVADEPTTLVVEDGEAELVPAENWGADTVETAEAYPDASVACIGPAGENEVAYATVASDAGDHHAGRGGVGAVMGAKRLKAVVARGDRPEIPPAIEELRERTDAEYADHATGRWQAASGTLESVEFADEVGALATEGWQAGRFEGSEGVGIGAARDAAIEREREDDRVPGGFRVDTEEGESVPRGAAPISLGAGLGIDDFDAVAALGAACDRLGVDVIESGSAVSWTVLASEADVVDESVEFGDEDAARDLVERIARREDPLADALAGGVAEAADFAGKDGDNSAADEAEDELSGEELVPTVKAMALPGYDPRGAEGMALAYATSDRGGCHRRARPVEEEVFHDRTREETVREVAEAQTARSVLWSLVADDFLGDVLREDLGAEWLRAVGIEHDAASLARTGDRIWTLIRLFNAREGFDRADDELPARLRQAREDGAVIDPAEFERTLDAYYEYRGWGRDGLPTRELVAALDLESVIDAETPLSTDAPATPAGDATAPDDTQTE, from the coding sequence ATGCAACGGGAGTCGGTGCTTCGCGTCGATCTCACCCGCGGGGTGGCCGCCGAGGAGCCCGTGCCCGAGCAGTGGCGCCGGCGCTACCTCGGCGGGAAGGGGCTCGGCGCGCGCTACCTCTACGAGGAGCTGTCGGCCGACGCCGACCCGCTGGGGCCGGAGAACCGCCTCTGTTTCGCGCTCGGCCCGCTCTCGGGCTACCTCCCGGGCGAGACGCGCTACGCCGCGGTGACGAAGTCGCCGCTGACCGGGGGGTTCCTCGACTCCTACGCGGGCGGGCAGTTCCCGCTCGCGCTCGCCGGCGCGCTGCCGAACTGTCTGGCCGTGATCGTGCAGGGTGTCGCCGACGAGCCGACGACGCTCGTCGTCGAGGACGGCGAGGCCGAACTCGTGCCGGCCGAGAACTGGGGCGCCGACACCGTCGAGACGGCCGAGGCGTACCCCGACGCCAGCGTCGCCTGTATCGGCCCGGCCGGCGAGAACGAGGTCGCCTACGCGACCGTGGCCTCCGACGCCGGCGACCACCACGCGGGCCGCGGCGGCGTCGGCGCCGTGATGGGTGCGAAGCGGCTGAAGGCGGTCGTCGCCCGCGGCGATCGGCCCGAGATCCCGCCCGCGATCGAGGAGCTACGCGAGCGGACCGACGCCGAATACGCGGACCACGCGACCGGTCGCTGGCAGGCAGCGAGCGGAACGCTCGAGTCCGTCGAGTTCGCCGACGAGGTCGGCGCGCTCGCGACCGAGGGCTGGCAGGCCGGCCGGTTCGAGGGGAGCGAGGGCGTCGGTATCGGCGCCGCGCGCGACGCCGCCATCGAGCGCGAGCGCGAGGACGACCGCGTGCCCGGAGGGTTCCGGGTCGACACCGAGGAGGGCGAGAGCGTCCCCCGCGGTGCGGCGCCGATCAGCCTCGGCGCGGGGCTCGGCATCGACGACTTCGACGCCGTCGCGGCGCTGGGCGCGGCGTGTGACCGTCTCGGCGTCGACGTGATCGAGTCCGGCAGCGCCGTCTCCTGGACCGTCCTCGCGTCGGAGGCCGACGTCGTCGACGAGTCGGTCGAGTTCGGCGACGAGGACGCCGCACGCGACCTCGTCGAACGGATCGCCCGCCGGGAGGACCCCCTTGCTGACGCGCTCGCGGGGGGCGTGGCCGAGGCGGCCGATTTCGCAGGAAAGGACGGCGACAACAGTGCGGCCGACGAAGCCGAGGACGAGCTCTCGGGCGAGGAACTGGTGCCGACGGTGAAGGCGATGGCGCTGCCGGGGTACGACCCCCGCGGTGCCGAGGGGATGGCGCTGGCCTACGCTACCAGCGACCGCGGCGGCTGTCACCGCCGCGCCCGCCCCGTCGAGGAGGAGGTGTTCCACGACCGGACCCGCGAGGAGACCGTTCGCGAGGTCGCGGAGGCCCAGACCGCCCGCTCGGTGCTCTGGAGCCTCGTCGCCGACGACTTCCTGGGCGACGTGCTCCGGGAGGATCTCGGCGCGGAGTGGCTCCGCGCGGTCGGCATCGAGCACGACGCGGCGTCGCTGGCCCGGACCGGCGACCGGATCTGGACGCTGATCCGGCTGTTCAACGCCCGCGAGGGGTTCGACCGCGCGGACGACGAACTGCCCGCCCGCCTGCGACAGGCCCGCGAGGACGGCGCCGTGATCGACCCCGCGGAGTTCGAGCGCACGCTCGACGCCTACTACGAGTACCGCGGCTGGGGGCGTGACGGCCTCCCGACCCGCGAGTTGGTCGCGGCGCTCGATCTCGAAAGCGTGATCGACGCCGAGACGCCGCTCTCGACCGACGCCCCGGCGACGCCAGCCGGCGACGCGACAGCACCCGACGACACACAGACAGAATGA
- a CDS encoding transglutaminaseTgpA domain-containing protein — translation MSEDGAVELGSGRGWWRALLTLFCVAAVLVASVALPAFAGETGPAAQFNLDQPLEGGESAGGGGGGGAGGSGIGGFGGLGALSPGDQVQAGGAPGSPTNPYSSLNREVHFTVRSDTPAYWRTGAYDSYTGQGWERTGESTPLDGPIPVEGAAGERVGYAVTLERSATGLPTVWRPTDISLDDDAIRLGPERAISSSQPVPAGTSYTAQSVAPPDDPALLRTAGTDYPADVASTYAALPTREDTARVANFTDELTANASTPYETATTIEAWLERNKSYSLNASHDPEAGTITSEFLFEMDRGYCEYFATAMTTMLRSQDVPARYVVGYATGEQTGPDEYTVRGMHAHAWVEVYFPEVGWVRFDPTPADDRTEAEQAALGETPTEGTPTSAPTAAEGTKTSTAIPVEGTGTETETTTGTETATPTPTPTATTTEPSLDVSLNRSAVPGATVELTVTRDGEPVEGAEVLFNGDSIGTTDANGTVVGTVPYTDRLDVTVRTDSAGGVPSLADGRFAIDGYTVQTAENTSYTLDTNASVSLAGELRSDAAVTLVATVDDVPVRDAVVLRDGERIGRTDDRGRFDLRLPSEPGEYEYAVERGSVSGDRTVTIRSLDLTASVGWPVAVPYAPVTLNATLDGESVGNASLAVGGEDAGTTGVGGTATRRLPLADAVTFTATAHGQRAETEITGLYTTLGGIVAGLLVGAVALFGGAYRRGITPRSVLGIAARTLGRSYRLLVIGLVSIADTLSRGVGAVVDGVRRVAERLVELARELRARSKTPGEVARIVANAVTAWARGVVASVRALPGRVRAWVVASRATEAAVDTEGSTESAPEDPETAAARERVRDAWRRFVAMLPLRRVRTLTPGEVARIAVDDVNLPAGPVERLRDAYREVAYGGADPASRQEAAEEAVDSLERERSEAGDGGESA, via the coding sequence GTGAGCGAGGACGGAGCCGTCGAGCTGGGGTCGGGGCGTGGCTGGTGGCGAGCGCTGCTGACGCTGTTCTGTGTCGCCGCCGTTCTGGTCGCCAGCGTCGCACTTCCGGCGTTCGCCGGCGAGACGGGGCCGGCCGCGCAGTTCAACCTCGACCAGCCGCTCGAAGGGGGGGAGAGCGCCGGCGGGGGCGGTGGAGGCGGTGCCGGCGGAAGCGGTATCGGCGGGTTCGGCGGGCTCGGCGCCCTCTCACCCGGTGATCAGGTCCAGGCCGGCGGCGCCCCGGGGTCGCCGACCAACCCGTACAGCAGTCTGAACCGGGAGGTCCACTTCACCGTCCGGAGCGACACGCCGGCGTACTGGCGGACCGGCGCGTACGACAGCTACACCGGACAGGGCTGGGAGCGGACCGGCGAGTCGACGCCGCTGGACGGGCCGATCCCGGTCGAGGGCGCGGCGGGCGAGCGCGTGGGCTACGCGGTGACGCTCGAACGCTCCGCGACGGGGCTGCCGACGGTCTGGCGCCCGACGGACATTTCGCTCGACGACGACGCGATCCGCCTGGGGCCGGAGCGGGCCATCTCGAGCAGCCAGCCCGTTCCCGCGGGCACCAGCTACACGGCCCAGTCGGTCGCGCCACCGGACGATCCGGCGCTACTCCGAACCGCGGGCACCGACTACCCGGCGGACGTGGCGTCGACGTACGCCGCGCTCCCCACCCGCGAGGACACCGCTCGGGTCGCGAACTTCACCGACGAACTCACCGCTAACGCGAGCACCCCCTACGAGACCGCGACGACGATCGAGGCCTGGCTGGAGCGCAACAAGTCGTACTCGCTGAACGCGAGCCACGACCCCGAGGCGGGGACGATCACCTCGGAGTTCCTGTTCGAGATGGACCGCGGCTACTGCGAGTACTTCGCGACCGCGATGACGACGATGCTCCGGAGCCAGGACGTCCCCGCCCGCTACGTCGTCGGCTACGCGACCGGCGAGCAGACCGGCCCCGACGAGTACACCGTCCGGGGAATGCACGCGCACGCGTGGGTGGAAGTGTACTTCCCCGAGGTCGGCTGGGTTCGGTTCGATCCGACCCCCGCTGACGATCGGACCGAGGCAGAGCAGGCGGCGCTCGGCGAAACACCGACCGAAGGGACGCCCACCTCGGCGCCGACGGCTGCCGAGGGGACGAAAACCTCGACGGCGATCCCGGTCGAGGGGACGGGCACCGAGACTGAGACCACCACGGGGACCGAGACCGCAACGCCGACACCGACGCCCACGGCGACGACCACCGAACCGTCGCTGGACGTCTCGCTCAACCGGAGTGCCGTCCCCGGCGCGACCGTCGAACTGACGGTCACTCGCGACGGCGAACCGGTCGAGGGCGCGGAGGTGCTGTTCAACGGCGATTCGATCGGGACCACCGACGCCAACGGCACCGTCGTCGGGACGGTCCCCTACACCGACCGCCTCGACGTCACCGTCCGCACCGACTCGGCGGGCGGCGTGCCGTCGCTGGCCGACGGCCGCTTCGCGATCGACGGGTACACCGTCCAGACGGCGGAGAACACCAGCTACACGCTGGACACCAACGCCTCGGTCTCGCTCGCCGGCGAGCTGCGCAGCGACGCCGCGGTGACGCTGGTCGCGACCGTCGACGACGTGCCGGTTCGCGACGCGGTGGTGCTTCGGGACGGCGAACGGATCGGCCGCACCGACGACCGCGGGCGGTTCGACCTCCGGCTCCCGAGCGAGCCCGGCGAGTACGAGTACGCCGTCGAACGCGGGAGCGTCAGCGGCGACCGGACCGTGACGATCCGGTCGCTCGATCTGACCGCCAGCGTCGGCTGGCCCGTGGCGGTGCCGTACGCGCCGGTGACGCTGAACGCGACGCTCGACGGCGAGTCGGTGGGCAACGCGAGCCTCGCTGTCGGCGGCGAGGACGCGGGCACGACCGGCGTCGGCGGGACGGCGACCCGCCGCCTCCCGCTGGCGGACGCGGTGACGTTCACGGCGACGGCCCACGGCCAGCGCGCCGAGACGGAGATCACCGGACTGTACACCACGCTCGGCGGGATCGTGGCCGGACTGCTCGTCGGTGCCGTCGCGCTGTTCGGCGGTGCCTACCGGCGCGGGATCACGCCCCGAAGCGTGCTCGGGATCGCAGCGAGAACGCTCGGCCGGAGCTACCGGCTGCTCGTGATCGGGCTGGTCTCGATCGCGGACACGCTGAGCCGGGGTGTCGGCGCCGTCGTCGACGGCGTCAGGCGTGTCGCCGAACGACTCGTCGAGCTCGCCCGCGAGCTCCGGGCCCGGAGCAAGACGCCCGGGGAGGTCGCCCGCATCGTCGCAAACGCTGTCACGGCGTGGGCACGGGGAGTCGTCGCGAGCGTCCGTGCGCTCCCGGGGAGAGTCCGGGCGTGGGTGGTCGCCTCCCGGGCCACCGAGGCGGCCGTCGACACCGAGGGTTCGACGGAATCGGCGCCCGAAGACCCTGAGACGGCGGCGGCGCGCGAACGCGTTCGCGACGCGTGGCGGCGGTTCGTCGCGATGCTCCCGCTCCGGCGGGTGCGGACGCTGACACCCGGGGAAGTCGCCCGGATCGCTGTCGATGACGTGAACCTCCCGGCGGGCCCGGTCGAGCGCCTGCGCGACGCCTACCGCGAGGTGGCCTACGGCGGCGCCGACCCCGCGAGCCGGCAGGAGGCCGCCGAGGAGGCGGTCGACTCGCTCGAACGTGAGAGGAGCGAGGCCGGCGACGGGGGTGAGTCGGCGTGA
- a CDS encoding molecular chaperone: MDDNAVYDARIELVDFVIEVFHDTPDEAFVERLLAGEIETPGEEVNDYLDAGFDALEEFVEQNQGRDVDEVVDELAREYTAVMVGPRPEVLPHETYYRDGTDFIGEGLADVEASYDAAGWNPPEEYGEENDHIAVEFAFLRNLIERQRAGQDETVGFERVFLDEHLLTWLEAFTDHIVEETDEPLFIAGARIAAGTAAFEDEIVAQLL, encoded by the coding sequence ATGGACGACAACGCCGTCTACGACGCACGCATCGAACTGGTCGACTTCGTGATCGAAGTGTTCCACGACACGCCCGACGAGGCGTTCGTGGAGCGCCTGCTCGCGGGCGAGATCGAGACGCCGGGCGAGGAGGTCAACGACTACCTCGACGCCGGTTTCGACGCGCTGGAGGAGTTCGTCGAGCAGAACCAGGGCCGCGACGTCGACGAGGTGGTCGACGAGCTCGCCCGGGAGTACACTGCGGTGATGGTCGGCCCCCGGCCGGAGGTGCTCCCCCACGAGACGTACTACCGGGACGGCACCGACTTCATCGGCGAGGGGCTAGCCGACGTGGAGGCCAGCTACGACGCCGCGGGCTGGAACCCCCCGGAGGAGTACGGCGAGGAGAACGACCACATCGCCGTGGAGTTCGCGTTCCTGCGGAACCTGATCGAGCGCCAGCGCGCCGGCCAGGACGAGACGGTCGGCTTCGAGCGCGTGTTCCTCGACGAGCACCTGCTGACGTGGCTGGAGGCGTTCACCGACCACATCGTCGAGGAGACCGACGAGCCGCTGTTCATCGCCGGGGCGCGCATCGCCGCCGGGACCGCGGCGTTCGAGGACGAGATCGTCGCGCAGTTGCTGTAA